One part of the Vicia villosa cultivar HV-30 ecotype Madison, WI linkage group LG6, Vvil1.0, whole genome shotgun sequence genome encodes these proteins:
- the LOC131610278 gene encoding nuclear transcription factor Y subunit B-10-like isoform X2 — MSDAPASPGGGSHESGEHSPRSNIREQDRFLPIANISRIMKKALPANGKIAKDAKETVQECVSEFISFITSEASDKCQREKRKTINGDDLLWAMATLGFEDYIDPLKIYLTRYREMEGDTKGSGKGGDSSAKKDLQQGSNPQLVHQGSFSQGVSYTNSQGQHMMVPMQGPE, encoded by the exons ATGTCCGACGCTCCGGCGAGTCCTGGCGGTGGAAGCCACGAGAGCGGCGAGCACAGTCCCCGTTCTAACATCCGCGAGcaagataggtttcttcctattGCCAACATCAGCCGCATCATGAAGAAAGCTCTCCCTGCTAATGGCAAAATCGCGAAAGATGCTAAAGAGACCGTTCAGGAATGCGTCTCTGAGTTCATCAGCTTCATTACCAGCGA GGCCTCTGATAAGTGTCAGAGAGAGAAGAGGAAGACTATTAACGGCGATGATTTGCTTTGGGCGATGGCGACGCTAGGGTTCGAGGATTATATTGATCCTCTTAAGATTTACCTCACGAGATACAGAGAG ATGGAG GGTGATACTAAGGGCTCTGGCAAGGGTGGAGATTCGTCTGCTAAGAAAGATCTTCAACAAGGTTCTAATCCTCAG CTTGTTCATCAAGGTTCTTTCTCACAAGGTGTTTCTTACACAAATTCTCAG GGTCAACATATGATGGTTCCTATGCAAGGCCCAGAGTAG
- the LOC131614846 gene encoding xyloglucan endotransglucosylase protein 1-like, whose protein sequence is MASSYANNSIFLLLCLCLTFSTIAFGGNFNTDFNILFGDKRANIQDGGNCMTLTMDKYSGSGIGTKNEYLFGRFDMQIKLVPGNSAGTVTAYYLSSQGPHHDEIDMEFLGNLSGDPYILSTNLYANGNGGREVQFYLWFDPTKDFHIYSIDWNPQRIIILVDNIPIRVIHNRQNTGVAFPTRQPMKLYTTLWNGDSWATRGGQVKIDWSKAPFTAGFRNFNANACIPSPSNNCLGFNDGENKGLTGETRKKLKEIYTKLIVYDYCRDFIRFAHGLPYECHNRLTDHPDEY, encoded by the exons ATGGCTTCTTCATATGCCAATAACTCTATTTTTCTCTTGCTTTGCTTATGCTTAACCTTTAGCACAATTGCATTTGGTGGAAATTTCAACACtgattttaacattttatttggaGATAAAAGGGCTAACATACAAGATGGTGGCAATTGTATGACACTTACAATGGATAAATATTCTGGCTCAGGCATTGGTACCAAGAATGAATATTTGTTTGGAAGATTTGATATGCAAATCAAACTTGTGCCAGGAAACTCTGCGGGCACTGTCACTGCATATTAT CTAAGTTCTCAAGGACCACACCATGATGAGATTGATATGGAATTTTTGGGCAACTTATCTGGTGATCCATATATTCTCTCAACCAATTTATATGCCAATGGTAATGGAGGTCGTGAGGTGCAATTCTATCTTTGGTTTGATCCCACAAAAGACTTTCACATTTACTCAATTGATTGGAATCCTCAGCGCATAAT AATATTGGTGGATAACATACCCATAAGAGTGATACATAATAGACAAAACACCGGTGTTGCATTCCCAACAAGGCAACCAATGAAATTATACACAACACTATGGAATGGAGATTCATGGGCAACAAGAGGGGGACAGGTGAAAATTGATTGGTCAAAGGCTCCATTCACGGCTGGATTTAGAAACTTTAATGCCAATGCATGCATTCCTAGTCCATCAAATAATTGCTTAGGTTTCAATGATGGAGAAAATAAAGGTCTTACTGGTGAAACAAGGAAGAAGCTCAAAGAGATTTATACAAAATTGATTGTTTATGACTATTGTCGTGATTTTATACGTTTTGCTCATGGTCTTCCTTATGAATGCCACAATCGCTTAACTGATCACCCGGATGAATATTAG
- the LOC131610278 gene encoding nuclear transcription factor Y subunit B-like isoform X1, translating into MSDAPASPGGGSHESGEHSPRSNIREQDRFLPIANISRIMKKALPANGKIAKDAKETVQECVSEFISFITSEASDKCQREKRKTINGDDLLWAMATLGFEDYIDPLKIYLTRYRENYFEVLLLLCFLLMVVFFRCLSWVDWKCCRWRVILRALARVEIRLLRKIFNKVLILSLFIKVLSHKVFLTQILRVNI; encoded by the exons ATGTCCGACGCTCCGGCGAGTCCTGGCGGTGGAAGCCACGAGAGCGGCGAGCACAGTCCCCGTTCTAACATCCGCGAGcaagataggtttcttcctattGCCAACATCAGCCGCATCATGAAGAAAGCTCTCCCTGCTAATGGCAAAATCGCGAAAGATGCTAAAGAGACCGTTCAGGAATGCGTCTCTGAGTTCATCAGCTTCATTACCAGCGA GGCCTCTGATAAGTGTCAGAGAGAGAAGAGGAAGACTATTAACGGCGATGATTTGCTTTGGGCGATGGCGACGCTAGGGTTCGAGGATTATATTGATCCTCTTAAGATTTACCTCACGAGATACAGAGAG AATTATTTTGAAGTGTTATTGCTGTTGTGCTTTTTACTGATGGTAGTTTTTTTTCGTTGCTTGTCGTGGGTTGATTGGAAATGTTGCAGATGGAG GGTGATACTAAGGGCTCTGGCAAGGGTGGAGATTCGTCTGCTAAGAAAGATCTTCAACAAGGTTCTAATCCTCAG CTTGTTCATCAAGGTTCTTTCTCACAAGGTGTTTCTTACACAAATTCTCAG GGTCAACATATGA